In Plodia interpunctella isolate USDA-ARS_2022_Savannah chromosome 1, ilPloInte3.2, whole genome shotgun sequence, one DNA window encodes the following:
- the LOC128670883 gene encoding adenylate cyclase type 3-like isoform X3 has translation MRLLDISSAPVGVQGPGRREALLGIHAAAAAASHPAATAGRGAAAAVRAVGAGGARRIVRLHQIANGSLLLGATLLGGTAYAISERQQRSSFQETKRSLGDKLTIEQQSKEQERLLLSVLPEHVAVQMRQDLGLIDTQFKKIYMSRHENVSILYADIVGFTAISSTYSAQDLVAILNELFARFDRLAEKYQQLRIKILGDCYYCISGAPVERPDHAVLCVHMGLSMVKAIKYVQQTTNSPVDMRVGIHTGAVLAGVLGQRQWQFDVYSRDVELANKMESSGMAGRVHISEVTLSFLNDEFEVEPAHGERREEMLRQAGVKTYFIVRVLKPYQGGEEKSAPEGGEAGEAGDGDALSDLKDDDEDSVLSPQDESKDSEELKILTMLQEELVNRDDDKELADATTLCLTFKATGAEAAYARRHDSCPLAVAAPPVCLLPCVVSLASFAVPPAWSLHAVYLALVLETGLINVVYYAYYRYAQFKKKSISPYWKLTCGTFNIAMFVAANVAPLIICGSYESVLMDGLREDAPAHSGARRCIHPSYYYHVGAGALCGALWVSPLGGWSRGALLATLAAAHALPAALYPELLVPRPSLDRDPYRVRFNATVDFDEDIFNIIAQIHAARNIIMLFFLAIALLIFNRYNESLERARHSRGLRMRAQAEQAADLRRRNQALVHNVLPPHVARHFMGARHHHRDLYSQSYAEVGVLFASMPNFSEFYSEETVNNQGLECLRFLNEVISDFDLLLEDAKFSKDIIKIKTISSTYMAASGLNPTRQMQPSDGVLVRWAHLARLVEFALELQLVLAAINEQSFNHFVLRLGVNHGPITAGVIGARKPHYDIWGNTVNVASRMESTGKAGCIQVTEETCQILESFGYYFEQRGLVAVKGKGQLMTYYLQGKRDDTNAHTDKSTMEENRSCENDALLANGDAAGAALTPLHSPPPTNPLLQS, from the exons ATCCGAGCGACAACAGCGCAGCTCGTTCCAGGAAACAAAAAGAAGTTTAGGAGACAAACTCACTATAGAACAACAAAGCAAAGAGcag gaaCGTTTACTTTTGTCGGTCCTTCCGGAGCACGTGGCAGTTCAGATGCGGCAAGATCTAGGTCTCATTGATACAcagtttaagaaaatttatatgtcACGACACGAAAACGTAAG CATCCTGTATGCGGACATCGTGGGTTTCACGGCTATTTCTTCTACTTATTCTGCACAAGATCTTGTTGCAATTCTTAACGAGCTGTTTGCACGGTTCGATCGATTAGCAGAG aaatatcAACAACTGCGAATCAAAATTTTAGGCGATTGCTACTATTGTATCAGCGGTGCTCCGGTAGAGCGACCTGATCACGCTGTCCTTTGTGTGCACATGGGCCTGTCCATGGTCAAAGCTATAAA atatGTGCAACAAACAACTAACTCTCCTGTGGACATGCGAGTCGGTATACACACAGGAGCGGTGCTGGCTGGTGTGCTCGGACAGCGACAGTGGCAATTTGATGTTTATTCCCGAGACGTCGAGCTTGCTAATAAGATGGAGAGCAGCGGAATGGCAGG ACGAGTACACATATCCGAAGTGACCTTGAGTTTTCTCAACGATGAATTCGAAGTGGAACCTGCGCACGGTGAGCGCCGAGAAGAGATGCTGCGCCAAGCCGGGGTTAAAACGTATTTCATAGTGCGAGTGTTGAAGCCG TACCAGGGAGGCGAAGAAAAGAGTGCACCGGAGGGCGGCGAGGCCGGGGAGGCAGGGGACGGCGACGCGCTCTCCGACCTCAAAGATGACGACGAGGACTCG GTTCTATCACCACAAGACGAGAGCAAGGACAGTGAAGAATTGAAAATTCTCACAATGTTGCAAGAAGAGCTCGTGAATAGAGATGACGACAA GGAACTAGCAGATGCCACCACCCTGTGCCTGACGTTCAAGGCGACGGGGGCCGAGGCAGCGTACGCGCGCCGCCACGACTCGTGTCCGCTGGCGGTAGCGGCGCCCCCGGTGTGCCTCCTGCCGTGCGTCGTGTCGCTGGCCAGCTTCGCCGTGCCGCCCGCCTGGTCCCTGCATGCCGTCTACCTCGCTCTAGTACTCGAGACTGGCCTAATCAATGTTGTCTATTACGCCTACTATCGATATGCTCAATTTAAG aaaaagtcAATAAGCCCATACTGGAAATTAACGTGCGGTACGTTCAATATAGCCATGTTTGTCGCAGCGAACGTCGCTCCTttg aTTATCTGCGGCAGTTATGAATCCGTGTTGATGGATGGCCTGCGAGAGGATGCGCCTGCACACAGTGGCGCTCGTCGCTGCATTCATCCTTCTTATTACTACCAC GTGGGTGCTGGTGCGCTATGCGGTGCGCTGTGGGTGTCCCCGCTGGGGGGCTGGTCTCGCGGCGCACTGCTGGCAACACTGGCTGCTGCGCATGCGCTACCCGCCGCCCTCTACCCGGAGCTGTTGGTGCCAAGGCCCAGTCTCGATAGGGACCCTTACAGAGTGCGGTTCAACGCAACCGTCGATTTTGACGAAGATATTTTCAACATCAT CGCGCAGATCCACGCCGCGCGCAACATCATAATGCTGTTCTTCTTAGCCATTGCTCTGCTCATATTCAACAGAtac AACGAGTCGCTGGAGCGCGCGCGGCACTCGCGCGGTTTGCGCATGCGTGCGCAGGCGGAGCAGGCGGCGGACCTGCGCAGGCGCAACCAGGCGCTCGTGCACAACGTGCTGCCGCCGCACGTCGCGCGGCACTTCATGGGCGCACGACACCACCACCGCGACCTCTACAGTCAGAGCTACGCGGAAGTCGGCGTTTTGTTCGCTTCTATGCCTAACTTTTCAG AATTTTACTCTGAAGAAACAGTGAACAACCAAGGGCTGGAATGTTTACGATTTCTCAACGAAGTTATATCAGATTTCGATTTG CTGCTCGAAGACGCGAAGTTTAGTAAAgatatcataaaaatcaaGACGATAAGCTCTACTTACATGGCTGCTTCTGGTCTTAACCCCACTCGACAGATGCAG CCGTCAGACGGCGTGCTGGTCCGCTGGGCGCACCTGGCGCGGCTGGTGGAGTTCGCGCTGGAGCTGCAGCTGGTGCTGGCGGCCATCAACGAGCAGTCGTTCAACCACTTCGTGCTGCGGCTCGGCGTCAACCACGGGCCCATCACCGCCGGCGTCATCGGCGCGCGCAAGCCGCACTACGACATCTGGGGCAACACCGTCAACGTCGCCTCCCGCATGGAGAGCACCGGCAAGGCGGGATGCATACAG GTGACAGAGGAGACGTGCCAAATTCTGGAAAGTTTCGGGTACTATTTCGAGCAGCGCGGACTGGTCGCGGTCAAGGGCAAGGGTCAGCTCATGACCTACTACTTGCAGGGCAAGAGAGACGATACCAACGCACATACAGACAAATCCACT atGGAGGAAAATCGATCGTGTGAGAACGATGCGCTGCTGGCCAACGGCGACGCCGCCGGCGCCGCACTGACGCCGCTCCACTCTCCGCCCCCCACCAACCCTCTACTACAATCTTAA